Genomic window (Ostrea edulis chromosome 9, xbOstEdul1.1, whole genome shotgun sequence):
caaacaaacaaaaacataaaaaaaaaaaaaatgttaatctaaCTGCCTTTCTACAGAAAAACAGGGGCTTGCTCGCATTAGAAAAAAATAGTGTTTAATATtaatacaatttttgtttttcttgtaAGCAAGTATTTGTAACTGAAATGTAGATTGTATGTATAATTGTACAGGATTTGAACACAATCAAGATGGCTGAAAGTTCAGGGAGGTCAAAGACAATCATCACCCATCCCCAAGCCATCCGAGAGAATCCTAACGGGGCTGTTAAAGGGAGAGAAACACGAAAAACTAAAGCAGCATTAGAAGAGAAAGGCACGGTTCTGCTGAGACAGCCATTGCCCAAATACAACTACCAAAAACAGACCAGGAAACCAAACTCTATAGCAGACACAAAATATGTGCAACCGGTGGCAAATGTTGAACCTTCTCCCAGAGGAAACTCTTTTGAAAATGGAGGTAAAATAGTGTACAAAGTGAGCCCCCTTAAAGCAGGGGATGTGGACACTAGTGGAAAAGGTGGAGATGAAAAACAAGCTATTTCAGTGAGAGAGACACAGACGTTGGTACCGATGCTGAACGACGACGCAGAAGGTACTAGGAAGATCAGTGGGCAATCTGAATTGGAGGAAGTCAAGAGACTGAGAGAGGAGAATGTGGCATTGAAGAATGAGCTAGACACCAAGGTTACCAGTCTGACAAAGCAGCTAGACGTACAACTTCAggtaaaaaaaagtctggaCTTTGTAGAATCCAGACTTAAATGTAGTTTTATAGTAGTCAATATTGCAGGTATGTACAGAAATGTTTTCACCTCAAACAAATCTTTTGGACAGCATGTACATAATAAACGTACCTGTGAATGATGTAGGGCTGAAATGCTcagattacatgtatgtcatattCATCACTGGTTAGACTCTAAATGGACAGTCATTGAAATAGAAAGGATTTTTATGTTTTTAGATTAACACAGAATTGAAGAAGCTGTTGGTAGCGTCAGTGGGAGATGATCTACATTTCACGATGGAGCATCTCGTTAGGTAAGCCTACTCAGTCATCTAAACGAAATAAGGCTgctgaacatgaaaaaaaattttttaaagatatttttcccTACATtcatgcattaaaaaaaaaatcttttaaagagtAGCAGGGCTACTCTAAATCATGTCAAATGTTCTGAAtttgtgtgaattcattttgtttttctagaCCCTGGGGTTAAGTTGGGGCTTAAATTGATTTTAGAATTGTACATAATGCATGAATGTAgggaaaaatatctttaaaaaatttcttctccagaacagcaaggctATGTTAGTCATTTTGATATTGAAGTACCCCCATGttgtttgataaaatcataACCCCATGTAGTTAGATTGGGGTCATAATAGGAGGGTCAAAATTTGTGATGGAATTAAAGAGGGCAAAAATCTGATGAAAAACAGCAGGAACAGGGTGACTCAAGTGAACATTGTGGCCCATGAGTATCGTGTTAAAATGTTTGAtgtataaataatgaatacaaaacagGAAGGATGGCATGATGCTGTGAGATTTTTGATTAGTTTGTCAAGAGATGGGCTTTGATTGTTAGATTAAACACCAAAAGTGATTTATCAATAAACTAAATCAGGTATTATAAGGAAGTACTTCATTTGTATTGGATACAAGATGAGGCTAGAATTGCAGGAACTTCTCGATTATTCCAACTCATCATATTCTATTATCAGGATTATTGCTGATTGCTGGTACCTACATTATGTGGTCTTGGAGAAATTGCCATGACGACTTATTTAGGACTTTTCTGTAATTTCAGAGACAAAGCACAGCTATCCAAGGAACTTGGACATTTCTCCAAGAAGCTGTCAGAAGATTATGAACACATGGATAAGATCTCCATCCAGGCTGACATGTGGCGTAGCAAGTTCTTAGCAAGTCGGTAGGTGGAATGAGGATAGAGAAGATTAGTGTCTACATAACAGAGGCAATATTTTTTCACAGAGGCAATATTTTTTAACAGAAGCGGTATTTTTTTACAACagaggaaattttttttttaacagaagCAATATTTCATAACAAAGGTATAATTTATTGGTCAGTGTCCATCGttcgttaacaattgaacatttttaaattcttgataactaccatttgGAGTcccttttcttcttcttcaaagttggtatgaagcatttcaGGGACAAGTGTGAGATAAGCTGTAAATTTCAGGCCTTCTGCACCTGCAGGACGTTAAGGGCTGAGTAAAAACTGCCATTCATTAACCAATATTCAAACACTTTAATCTGTACCATTGCACACCTGTAAGAAAAACTAGTTAATGcttagtgatgtagagcagggaggccactactaaaattataaatttcatgatcctcagggtagaggttctgtctccagggtggggtcaaacttggtataatgGGTTGTATGATTTTGTTATTGGTAGTGTCATGATTGATGAGTTTTATGATTGTGTTGATATTTTGTAGTGTCATGATTGATGAATTGGCAGCAGATAAGGCCTACTTTGCAATGCTCTGCCAGGAATCCCAGAATGCCTTGCAGCAGTTGCTAAATGAGAGGCATGAACTCCGAAGGAATCTCTTTGAAACTTACAAGTAAGACTTGGCCAAGGTCTTAAAAGTTGAAAATTAAAAGTAGAGTTACTTGTTTCCTCTAATGGTTTCTCACAAAATATCGGCAAACAATTATCTTGCACATGTGCAGAGCTGTAGCTTACtcttacagtacccgcaacgttattcttgacattcgtatcgtgcgtgtatcctatcgtatcgtgcgtgtatcctatcgtatcgtgcgtgtatcctatcctatcgtgtatcaggttttccgttttctatcgtgttttgcgtttatcagatCTATCATGTATcgtattttgcgtgtatcaggttttccgtttatcgtgaaaatcgtttatcgtgtagcttcggaaactatcgggatcgtatattaaatctaacgaaaaagtaagatactttccgaaagctttattcgttttgttaaagaagctatttttaggaatcgaggaaagacagtatatttgaaagagaacataaagctgtcgattttaaggcagaaaaagagctatatgcctgtccagagagggtgaaaatttatcacaatttcattctaagtagtctggaaagtaggcagtggtttgccgagcaaaccaaggacagtaaaactgaaagctccttcatctggagttcataaacatttccttgtctaggaacaattatttgtaattaaatcTAACAAAGAAATAGGAAGTTtcgatctgaaaggaaaaatcagtaaattacattgtttattacatatattttaataatggttctttttcttccgattttgttaacctgtattcaacttatataccaactactgaacttgtgtgCGTTCTTATccatctgattttgtgtatcacccgtgttttgacagtaaacattctcagggacattgtatttcacacatttagaagattaagttttaaaagagtgcaagggtatattgcatctcccaaaattctgctcaattgggcacgattcagcggtcatcgttgtttttttttttatttgtacatgtacacatatatcaatagtcgtacgtgtagatGCTGGAAATTTATGCtagttttgatgattatttgaattttttacatgctaaacacaaacattttaaagcatttctaaattgcgactttaaatcaagccgAGTTTCGTACattatatgtttttaatagtttattttttgtgaacaaaaaatatgttccaattacttatgactatcaattatcactcatagtgtagaaatatctaatatatgagcatatggtgtagtgcagtggattgtatttaaagcggtcattatgaaaataattgtagttgttgaatgagcggtgatctcagagcttgatgcaaaataacccccctccttgctacaaacaaaatattacttggttttatttgatatccaagataatagacattagaataagagagctattgaagcatgatatcactacattatattacattttgttaatttcctgtttaattgctaaacgctcggcatcaagtgtgaatgccacgggtcctccgagatgaccttaaaaacagacgccccgtgtcacggtaggtgtggcacgctaaaaaacccttactgctcaatggccgtaattgcCAAGCACAAGCCTAAATttaaaagctcttcaccggtcatggttacgtctccatatgagtgaaatattcttgagcgagacgttaagcaagacaaaaatcaatcactccctgtatgattcatatattaaatattcaaggtgacaatatacgttttagaatcattggctgagaaaattcatttagatatcaattaatgaattcaataccgtatatagtttagcttccggattttagctgtaatgacgttaaaaaaaacataaatagaattttaaaaaaaataaaataaaataaaataaacgtacaaccgtggataaataaattatatgctttaggtatatattgagtattgaaatccttcaatattattatcaacataatgtaattattttgtacgtatcaaactttcgttctgtctaaattgtttctaaatttacaacatttctatcaggttttccgtttatcgtgaagatcgtttatcgtgttttgcgtttatcaggtctatcgtgaagatcatttatcaggttttgcgtttatcaggttttctgtgtatcctatcgtatcgtgcgtgtatcctatcgtatcgtgcgtgtatcctatcgtatcgtgcgtgtatcctatcgtatcgtgcttgtatcgtgttctattgtttatcatgtcaagaataatgttgcgggtactgtatttATGACATTGCTTTGGTCCCAAGTGCCGTGCATAGGTATGAATTTGTGccacttcacctaaagctgggGACGTCTCAATATGCATGAAAAATTCTTTAAGGGACCAATGTCAAATAAACCATCAAATCAAATTACTCTAGTTGAACCTACTCCATAAAAAAcagttatgaaaatattttttaggTGCTTGGAGCAAATTAGATCTGCATTTGACCCTCTGACCTCTCAGAAACCCACAAAGCCACCTTCCACAAATGCCCTGGACTTGGCCCGTATGAATCAGAGATTGACTGAAAATATTCGGTACCGACTACTTCCTCACGATACCGTGATACAGATAGAAGCCAGCCCAACCTGGGAGGACAGTCTCACTCTGGCCGAATCGTACGCCCACCAGGTAGGTAGATTAATTAATGCTGATTGTTTATCAACATTCCGTACATGTTGACCGATTTATTATACTGAGCTGAATTTGAGGTTTTCTATGTCAATGTGAATCTAACAGTGGatagaaaatgataaaatagaCAAATAAGCAATCattatgaaatgtttatttacaaatgcGTGTATTGTTTACATGTAACTGATCATCATTTCAGTTATTGTCACGAGATACGGAACTGGAAGTAAACCAAATGACCTTGCCCTCTGCCATTGCTTGTCGTTTCCACccatataccaagtttgacaatCTGACCTTCAATTGTTGTGAAAAGTGCAAAGGAGAACTCACTTCTGTCTGATTTAAACTTTCTTTAATTACTGTACATTAATTACAATCTCCTTCAAATGAATTGCTATATTGGTTACATATCGAAAAGGTGTCtgactttaaatttgatataatcTCCTTTGAATGAATTGTAGCAATTTTATTGAGAAAGTTTTCTTTACTTTGTTAATTTGTAGGAGTTTTTTGCATATCTGTTGTGTTCTGGATGCCAATATACAGTCAAATCTCTTTTAATATCTCAAACACGATGAGGCTTCAAGATATCTGAGGGTGCGAGATACTGAGGTTAAAGTACCTAAAGGAAATGTAGTAATGGGATTTCCAATTTGCTTTGACATACATTGTATCCATGATATTTCTGTTCAAGAAACTGAAGTTCATCTGCATTTCCTGTAGAAATACAATTGTAAGAAGTAGAATTCGGCCACTAAGGGGGTGAAACTTCAAAGGAAAACTACtgaaatcttctctagaacatCAAGGCTACAGTAAGTCAAATCAAATGAAAGCATCCTCCTATAGAGTCAGGATAATTTCCCCCTGTAAATGGATCATCTGTGTGGTGATGAGGATTGTAaggatacatgtattgttaatgtACCCAGATTAACTTATTTTTTTGtaagaagataaaaaaaaatgatttaaaaaacccaactttTTTAAAGGTCAGGTTTTACCTACAATTTTACGTAAAATTGAATGATCTCCAGAACACAAAAGCTTCAGGTTGTCAACtcctcatgaaaacattttgatatttttgctTTATAATAAagatatgtacatttgtatgttggtttagtactaattttgatgtagaGTTCATGTCTTGTTACCGTTTGGAGTTCAGAGAATTATTATTGTTTCGAAAatcatatgttttatttcattgtcTGATGgacttttgtttatatttgcAGTAAAAGCATATTCAATGCCACAGAAAGTTTACATGTCATTATGACCATAGATATTTTCTGTTGTcataattttgaattgttttaaaTAGTTAGATAATTGTTTTTGGAACACAGTATAGACTTTTGAATCTGTGAGCTATTATGTTTCATGTTGagaacattgaaaatatttgtttctacaatgttttagaatttttacttcaatatattttcatgtttctaCACTGCTGTTTTGTAAAGATTGCACCTTTTTTGTGTGCATTACGTTCCTCCTCTGAATAAAAACCAGGTGTAAATTGTAGCCGTCTATGTGTAGTATTACCCAATAAATGTAAGGTACTGTAGTCCTTTACAGGATAAAAGTTGTGATAGATAATCCACAAATTAATATCTTGTACATTGAAAGACAAACTTTTAACAGTATGAAATGTATTTTCTGTCATCATGAAAGTTGCATATCcaatgaatttttcataaccgcaaatgtctttttttttagtcccctaccgatgAAGTAGAAGCAATtcagttttccacacttttttctctgttcttgtacatatttatttcatatttggtacattgctttgccataacaagttacagatcaagttcgaatttggttTCGGTTTGTGGATTTttactaagttatggcccttgaacttgGAAAAATCACATGAATTATCATTTTTCcagatttttctctctctgtttttgcagatattcatttgatatttggtacattgctttgccataacaagttacagatcaagttcgaatttggttttggtccgttgatttttcactgtTAGGGCCCTTTGACTtggaaaaataacatgaattatcagttttccatacttttttctctgtttttgcagatattcatttgatatttggtacattgctctGCCATAATaatctcagaatgcttgttgaaTTCATGCCTTATTTGTTTATTAAGTATTTTCAGTGGCAGGATATTGAACGAGACTATATTCAATGATAGGATATTGACCGAGACTGGTCAATGATAGGATAATGAACGAGATTGTTTTATATAGAGGGTTAAGATGCTAACTTCAATTGGTTTATAGTTTTAAATACATACAATGTCATGTGATAATCTCATCAGAAAGTACACGTGATAAGATGCTCAGACATCTATGTTGTTGtcaatcatttcttttttctaaaatcaatcATGCTATTGTGAATATTTAAATGTACACGAGAGTCTTTCACTACCGTATAACAGGTTATTTTTGTGTGTCACAAATTTTGCGAAAATCTCCCAAAACgctgttattttttatttgcgTAGTTCTTTGTTTGCGATTCTCCAAGTTACAAATTAATTGACATTTGACAGGTTTCAATTTTGTACAGAACAAACATTACTGTTACGCGTGTTGTCACTCAACAAGTAACAGGTGCGTGTACAGAGTGATGACACCTGACCACCGTCTAAGACAATTAGTACTACACCCGAGGTGGCGAGTTTCTACTTACTGAATTATTCTTATATTGTAAGAAACGGTACACAATCGGTGTTAATTTATGCAAATTTAATTGTTTGTAATTCAAAAAATACTGACAAAGAAAGCGAAAATTGGATTATCACTAAAATACCTGTTATACGGTAATTCACTGATAGCAAAGCAAAATTTACAGAAGCTTTCGTATGTTCACATATATATAGAGATGTATTCTGTTTATACCATTATAatacaggaagctttcatattacATTTCCAATAGATTTCCATTAGTGTAGTTCAATTTAAACTATTTGACTTGCTGTTTCAATCTTCTCTGTGCAATAATTTGttgatatattcaaatttgttgttatttaaaaaaaagaaatatttgaagAGATCAATCCTGATGATCATAAGACATGAATGACTGAGTAAATAGTCGCATTTACACGCTGTCTTATGTGTCATTTAATAGTAGTGAAGTCATTTTTgcctatataatatatatgtgaatGTTCAGCATTATTGAAGCAGTGCCATGCTCTGAGAAAGTTCAGAGGTAATGTGACACCTGTAATATCTTAATAAATTGTTGAAACTGTTTTTCGTTTTCTTGTTTTGAGATGGTGTGTGTGCATTGCTGATATCTAGAGAATATTTAGTGAACAGTACATATGGAATAAGATGACATAGAAAGATAAAGCTAACTTTAACATAGTAGTGAAATTATTTACAGGACTATAAAACAGGAAGACTGTTCAAATGTCATACTTATACACAAATACTGCTGCATGTGTCATATAAACAAGATCACTGAGCTTATCTAAgtattttgtttggtttttttcaaaTTAGCGAAACATTGGAAATTAATTCAATCTTTGAACAAGGTCAACTTCTCATTCAGTCAATAATGTCTAGCCCACAATGTTACTAAAATATCATCCGAGAAACAACAGTCACGACGGGGGTAGGGGTTCATAACATTTGacatcattttaaaagaaattattgagAAAAGtgtcttttaaaaattcattcataCAGGATTTTATGCATTTCTACATCCAAAAATCACACTAGCTTGTATACCAACACTATTGTCCTGGACTTTCAGCTGTTGTACACATCGATACATTTCAATACTGAAATAAGATTTCAGTCCAACTATGTATATGTACACGAGTGGAGCAAGCTTTTAATATGTGTTTCAGTTTATTATACTTCCAAGTCATTCAGAGTCACCTGTACACCCGAAGAAGGAAATGGAAGATGTCCATGGAGGTTGTTTCAACTCTAAAGGTGAAGAACTATTGGTAtgaaaaggggaagataacgaacagtgatcaatcttatgaATTCTAAAATGAATACAGAATTAAaagtaaacacggacccctagacacaccagaggttggatcaggtgtctaggaggagtaagtatccccagTTGACTGGTAACATGAcaacacccaccgtgagtcttGTTTCTTTATTAGGCAAATCCTTGGTccaaatcagtatgtaaagaacggtctaacaactggtatgaaacatgccagGCAGCTTTCGATCTAATGAcagattttatttgcaaattaagatgatcatattttcaaatatttttacagATGGTACTAGCCATAACAATCACAGTCAACATCAGAATCGGAGACGTCGTGGTCCACCCCAAAACACACGTCACCCTCGTAGTACAAACAACAGTACAGATCAGTTCCAATCACAGAGCCGATGTTCAAAATGCAACTTGCGACTCAACAAAGATGAATGTTTCGCCAAAGGGAAGCAATGTCGCCGCTGCCGTGGTTACAACCACTTCGCAGTTTGTTGTACTCGACAGGCCGTGGACGATGTGCACCACTCACCTGCAGCAGGGGATCCACTTTTTCTAGGAGCAGTGACCAGTTGCAAGGATGATGACGAGCCCTGGAACGTAAACCTGAAACTGTGTGACAAAGTTGTAACTTTCAAAATAGACACAGGGACTGACACCTCAGTAATCAGTGAAGGCACTTTTCGTCAACTGAATCATCCGGGACCACTGGAAAAAGCAGAACCTCTCTTTGGACCAGGAGGAAGACTCCAATGTTTAGGGAAGTTCAATGCTGAAACTACCCATAAGAACAAACATTACTCATTTCCTGTGCACGTCATCAGAGGTAACAGTAATCTGCTAGGAAGATGTACAGCTAGGACCATGGGTCTGATTCTGAAAGTTAATAATGTACAGACTAATATACCAGTGTTTGGGAGCTTTGAACTAGTCAAATCTGACCCAGTAAAATTACACTCAAAAGAGATTTGTAAACCGTATTGCCTTACTACAGCTCAAAGGGTTGCATTCCCTTTATTACCCAAAGTAGAAGCTGAGCTCCGTCGTCTGGAGAGCGAAGGAATCATAGAGAACGTGGAGAAACCTACAGACTGGTGTTCACCAATGGTTCCGGTTGTCAAGAAAAATGGAAACGTACGAATATGTGTTGATTTAAAAAGGCTGAATGATGCAGTAAAGAGAGAACACTATATGTTACCCAATGTGGACGACATAGCACCGAAGCTTACAGGAGCACAATATTTCTCAAAGTTAGATGCATCCAGTGGCTTTTACCAAATACCACTTGATCCCGACAGTTGTGAACTTACCACCTTTATAACTCCAATGGGGTGTTATTGTTTTAAAAGAGTTCCATTTGGAATTACGAAGCCTCCCGAGATCTTTCAGAGGAAAATGACTGAGCTTCTTAGAAATCTTCAAGGAGCAGAAGTCATAATTGATGACATTCTAATTTATGGCACCAGTAAAGAGGAACATGATGCTCTCCTAGATTCAGTATTGCAGACAATTTATCACAGTGGTTTAAAGCTAAACCGTGACAAATGTGAATTTTGATAACCAGAAATTGAATATTTTGGACATTTTATCAGTGCTAAGGGTATCCAACCTAGTGCCGGCAGAATAAAGGCTATCAAAGATATGCCATCACTAAACAATGTTGCTGAGTTACGCCGTGTCGTAGGGATGATAAACTATTTGGTCAGATTTCTACCTAACCTAGCCACTGTTATTAGTCCGATGACAGATTTGCTTAAGACATCTATTGCATGGACATGGGACTTTGCTCAAGAAGAAGCATTCAACAGAGTGAAAAAACTACTCACCAACATA
Coding sequences:
- the LOC130050352 gene encoding golgin-45-like; its protein translation is MAESSGRSKTIITHPQAIRENPNGAVKGRETRKTKAALEEKGTVLLRQPLPKYNYQKQTRKPNSIADTKYVQPVANVEPSPRGNSFENGGKIVYKVSPLKAGDVDTSGKGGDEKQAISVRETQTLVPMLNDDAEGTRKISGQSELEEVKRLREENVALKNELDTKVTSLTKQLDVQLQINTELKKLLVASVGDDLHFTMEHLVRDKAQLSKELGHFSKKLSEDYEHMDKISIQADMWRSKFLASRVMIDELAADKAYFAMLCQESQNALQQLLNERHELRRNLFETYKCLEQIRSAFDPLTSQKPTKPPSTNALDLARMNQRLTENIRYRLLPHDTVIQIEASPTWEDSLTLAESYAHQLLSRDTELEVNQMTLPSAIACRFHPYTKFDNLTFNCCEKCKGELTSV